One Polynucleobacter sp. SHI8 genomic window, TCCAAAGAGGCTATCAACTTCCCAAAACATTAATACTTTCAATGGTATGGGTATTTAGCAGTTTTCATGTGAGGGTGATAAGATGTCTTTATACCCAACTTGTAACTTTCTGAGTAAATACCCTATGATGCGTTTTACAATTGGCATACAACAGCACTTATTACCCATTTTTGCTGTATGTCTTCTTCTTACAGGTTGTGCTGCAGGTCCAGATTTTGAAGCCCCAGCTCTATCTAATCAGGCGAAGCTGACATCGAACCCGCTACCCACTCAATTAACTTCCGTTCCTAACATGGTTGGAGGCGGCTCACAAGCACATGTGGACCAACTCAAGGTTCCAGCGGATTGGTGGACATTGTTTCAGTCAAATGATTTAAACCGCATTGTTGACTCGGCGCTTCACAAAAATCCTAATTTACAAGCAGCTGATGCTGCTTTGAGATCTGCTCAATCTACTGCTAGAGCTCAGACGGGTGTTTATTTTCCATCTGTTGGGATTAATGCTTCAGGAGTTAGGCAGCAAGTTCCACCAGCGTTTTTTGGACAATCAACAGGTGAGCCAAATATTTATAATTTATATAACGCTAATATCAGTGTTGCTTATAAAGTAGACTTATTCGGGGGATCACGTCGACTCGTTGAAAGTGCCAAGGCTCAGGCTGAATACCAGCAATTTCAATTAGAAGCGACCTACCTATCATTAACTACGAATGTGGTGAATGCAGCCATTCGAGAGGCTGCGCAAAGGGAGCAACTCGAAGCCACTCAAACTATTTTGCAATCTCAGCAAAACTTAGCCAAGTTAATTGATCAGCAGTTTGCCATTGGTACAGTATCAAGAATTGATACGAGTTCACAAAACACGCTAGTAGCTAACTCTCAGTCACAACTGTATAGTTTTGACAAAAACTTATCAGTAACACGCAATATGTTGATAGCCTATACAGGCAGTTATCCAGGTTCAGCAAATTTACCCCAATTTCGATTGGCGAATTTACAGTTGCCAAGTGAAATTCCAAAAGTGATTCCCACAGATTTAGTAAGACAACGTCCAGATATTCGTGCTGCAGAGGCAGCTCTGCGCGC contains:
- a CDS encoding efflux transporter outer membrane subunit, encoding MMRFTIGIQQHLLPIFAVCLLLTGCAAGPDFEAPALSNQAKLTSNPLPTQLTSVPNMVGGGSQAHVDQLKVPADWWTLFQSNDLNRIVDSALHKNPNLQAADAALRSAQSTARAQTGVYFPSVGINASGVRQQVPPAFFGQSTGEPNIYNLYNANISVAYKVDLFGGSRRLVESAKAQAEYQQFQLEATYLSLTTNVVNAAIREAAQREQLEATQTILQSQQNLAKLIDQQFAIGTVSRIDTSSQNTLVANSQSQLYSFDKNLSVTRNMLIAYTGSYPGSANLPQFRLANLQLPSEIPKVIPTDLVRQRPDIRAAEAALRASNAQVGVATANLLPQLNITAAYGSEALTTSALFGPGTAMWNLGAGIFQPLFQGGTLRAQRDAAKAAYEQAAANYEGTVVNAFQEVANALKSLEASANTLASAASAEKNAGINLNLVTQQYKLGTTNYLAVLNSQTQYQQAKINLIQAQADRYTSTAALYAAIGGGWWNRSGPAYLGREQASSSTTSPAQQEVK